From Halichondria panicea chromosome 12, odHalPani1.1, whole genome shotgun sequence, a single genomic window includes:
- the LOC135345158 gene encoding casein kinase II subunit alpha-like: protein MAGSGSTGPWSRVYADVNAHKSREYWDYESHPIDWGNQDNYQIVQKLGRGKYSEVFEAINVVNNTKVVIKILKPVKKKKIKREIKILDNLRGGPNIITLLDVVKDPWSRTPALIFEHIDNTDFKTLYQKLTDYDIRYYLYELLRALDYCHSMGVMHRDVKPHNVMIDHQNRKLRLIDWGLAEFYHPGQEYNVRVASRYFKGPELLVDYQEYDYSLDMWSFGCMLASMIFKKEPFFHGHDNYDQLVRIAKVLGTEELYDYIDRYKIDPDPRYQDTLMRHSRKRWEKFVHSENQHLVSREALDLLDKLLRYDHRERLSAKEAMDHPYFYPVLKEATANASGVATPLPVGASATAPVLPPPDEKQETTAAPNGASQ from the exons ATGGCGGGCAGTGGTTCTACTGGGCCGTGGTCGAGGGTCTACGCTGACGTCAATGCTCACAAGTCCAGAGAGTACTGGGACTACGAGTCACATCCCATTGATTGGGG GAACCAGGACAACTACCAGATTGTACAGAAGTTAGGACGTGGTAAATACAGTGAGGTGTTTGAAGCCATCAATGTCGTCAATAACACAAAAGTGGTCATCAAGATACTCAAG CCTGTCAAAAAGAAGAAGATCAAACGTGAGATAAAGATCCTCGATAATCTTCGTGGGGGACCTAACATTATCACCCTCCTGGATGTTGTCAAGGACCCATGG TCCCGGACTCCTGCACTTATCTTTGAGCACATCGACAACACAGACTTTAAG acgctGTACCAGAAACTAACAGACTACGACATTCGCTACTACTTGTACGAGCTCCTGCGGGCATTAGACTACTGCCACAGTATGGGCGTCATGCACAGAGACGTGAAGCCTCACAACGTCATGATCGACCATCAGAACAGGAAG CTGCGACTTATTGACTGGGGCCTTGCCGAGTTCTACCATCCAGGACAAGAGTATAATGTCAGAGTAGCCTCTCGTTACTTCAAAGGCCCTGAGTTACTAGTAGACTATCAGGAGTATGACTACTCTCTGGACATGTGGAGCTTTGGATGTATGCTTGCCAGCatg ATATTCAAGAAAGAGCCTTTCTTTCACGGCCATGATAACTATGACCAGTTGGTGAGGATCGCCAAGGTGTTAGGAACGGAGGAGTTGTACGACTATATCGACCGGTACAAGATTGACCCAGATCCTCGCTATCAGGACACACTCATGAG ACATTCTCGCAAACGTTGGGAGAAGTTTGTACACAGTGAGAACCAGCACCTAGTGAGTAGGGAGGCTCTGGACTTGTTGGACAAGCTGCTACGTTACGACCATCGAGAGAGACTGTCAGCAAAGGAGGCCATGGACCATCCTTACTTCT atCCTGTGCTAAAGGAGGCCACAGCCAATGCTAGTGGAGTTGCCACGCCCCTTCCTGTGGGTGCAAGTGCCACTGCCCCCGTCCTCCCACCACCTGACGAGAAGCAAGAGACAACAGCTGCTCCCAACGGAGCCTCACAATGA
- the LOC135345164 gene encoding large ribosomal subunit protein uL4-like, protein MAKILSRLFALRALHTFKKDLNSSCYTITRALSAQPLQEDLERTPLLHYSPPPTQAWIRSFNSGDKLGIIDLDPRVFGSRPRVDILQRVVVWQLAKKRAGTAKVKDRGEVRGGGRKPRQQKGSGRARQGSIRAPHYVGGGVVHGPRGPVSYEYTLPKKVRKLGLRSALSIKYAQGDLQIVDALSCDSHKTRDFVEMMATRDWTSVLLVDGGDVNSDLCMATQNLEKVDVLPSIGLNVYSVLSRETLVLSVGAVRMIEQRLTMDFCEPFDNVLEDSVD, encoded by the coding sequence ATGGCTAAGATTCTGTCAAGATTGTTCGCTCTGAGAGCACTCCACACGTTCAAGAAGGACCTCAACTCTTCATGCTACACAATCACTCGAGCTCTATCAGCGCAGCCTCTCCAAGAAGACCTCGAGAGGACGCCCCTCCTCCATTACTCGCCTCCCCCCACTCAAGCTTGGATCCGCTCCTTCAACTCTGGAGATAAACTTGGGATCATAGATCTTGACCCAAGAGTGTTTGGTAGCCGCCCTAGAGTGGATATCCTCCAAAGGGTGGTGGTCTGGCAGCTGGCAAAGAAACGAGCCGGGACGGCAAAGGTCAAAGATCGTGGTGAAGTACGTGGTGGTGGAAGAAAGCCTCGTCAGCAAAAAGGCTCTGGACGAGCAAGACAAGGTAGCATTCGAGCGCCCCATTATGTTGGAGGGGGCGTTGTCCACGGTCCGAGGGGTCCAGTTTCGTATGAGTATACTCTCCCTAAAAAGGTCCGAAAACTTGGCCTTCGGTCTGCACTCTCAATAAAGTATGCTCAGGGAGACCTGCAGATTGTCGATGctctgtcatgtgatagtcacAAGACACGGGATTTTGTTGAAATGATGGCTACACGTGATTGGACGTCTGTTCTGCTCGTGGATGGGGGTgatgtgaactctgacctttgCATGGCGACTCAGAACCTTGAGAAAGTCGATGTTCTACCAAGCATTGGGCTgaatgtgtacagtgtgttgtCAAGGGAGACGCTGGTCCTGTCAGTAGGAGCTGTACGAATGATCGAGCAAAGATTAACAATGGACTTCTGTGAACCTTTTGATAATGTATTAGAGGACTCTGTGGATTAG
- the LOC135345129 gene encoding enhancer of mRNA-decapping protein 4-like, whose amino-acid sequence MLQHHMADQEIKEDELEHEKTIMSGLLMTEEVAEPVSQQVVLNGRETPFTIHGYSVDIHPSPASSLDSGAAGSSKVQITTITNQNWQLPKSRGTIVASNDQYLAYVLEGKSGYVLRVLQPETSNRALLKGFVGGVLDVAFAHRGSSLLAAVDEGGNVYVWDLSRVEEITKAPTDALCVVLQRGYESDNTPHRLVWSPHVGVEEGEECLVVSHALDVEIIDVRAVIATVPSGMKIASNKLEKGITTLPAVHSLDVTDLSLSPDGQVLATCGEDGLLKFWSLSEKRCLHELNPHQGRLVTRLIFCDNHISQDPSNQFWRFLLTVSGTELKLWCTVSWKCLQTIRFCTTPSGSTPHILLNLDLSASYLVVTDAMRAAVYVMQLVADDSTGTASLTSLTEYLLKQPIFSFIVPGHASMLSVDVGVASSDSEDEDDESPQRDTRLNTVGIKLHTVHSKSMQELEIKFEPPDLTGVPPPDEPVGVADPLLPTTQPVGVADPLLPTTQPVGVADPLLPTTQPVGEADPLLPTTQPLGVADPLRPTTQPSSLPTFGAHSDLSTSFHSLTDTGSPKLLTPAQFLSPNKSDLLLPSPRDFETTPSKHSTSDLTSVTMETLSADEAQSKHTEMNSDLSNRQDDTLLPEINNAPLEKSVYYLGSDDGSPNEVSTHMPHPLMSAHSQEVDPASSEFVNLPKSVVEVINDGTIVTASPMTTPAENLASFQKVNSLGDSPSPEPDAVEEEGEWPNIGQHDLPTKIISKDQDMSSLLLSTPSSVYSAPVVGGGASVYDSPFVGGGANMYDKPPVGAEYTFENDPVMNEEIVPPPEEPLVVKERISSSDSDSPFADKEKLIAVEETPAISQDPPPALVINEEVPPVMIDDAPVINNEPPRVVDSGTELTMPSGSIETTLEAFNTPKLDSPGESHDQVVQSHDQPAAGSSNEQLEVKRRSKPRQRRRKKKSTGAVNSESDREMSESVSSIESAGDLLAIVAKQQEEIVKLRREQEMFRSQLEGKLDTMMNQQAANVKDLVKQQDARLDRVLREKSSSDKIRADKLAPTLITSISGAIKNKLDHMIKAEMRNTVLPSLQRSMTSIQNDLSANMAQRMEAALRDGVNQILHIGGLSDAIGGAVAGSLQRVVVARYEEVFKSVVIPGFEKGCQEMFRQIDEAFRRGTTEYLGQLSGHNRQLVEMTLQQVTHTVTSLAGQGSPLIAQVQSVVKQEMATTQQNIQQMVVESVASSVSKEVEAAFKEYYQASPEVRQEEERKRKEEEMTQLVGDQRFNSAFELALSTSDLKLVMYLCGQVNADFVFEKTPCPLSQPVLLSLIQQLSVELQDQLELKIKYLEHSLLALDVGSDVTRSHMTPVVSQLSQQLSLLEQTFMSNSSLATPTITKLVKRLKMMAQHLTAQQ is encoded by the exons atgtTGCAACACCACATGGCTGATCAAGAGATTAAAGAAGACGAGCTAGAACATGAGAAAACAATCATGAGTGGCCTTCTAATGACTGAAGAGGTAGCAGAACCTGTCTCCCAACAAGT AGTGTTGAATGGGAGAGAGACACCATTCACGATACATGGCTACAGCGTCGACATCCATCCAAGCCCTGCTTCTAGTCTAGACTCTGGGGCAGCTGGAAGTAGCAAG GTTCAGATCACAACAATAACCAATCAAAACTGGCAGCTGCCGAAAAGTCGAGGGACCATCGTCGCTAGCAACGACCAGTACCTGGCGTACGTGCTTGAGGGGAAGAGTGGCTATGTCCTGCGCGTACTTCAACCAGAGACGAGCAATAGAGCTCTTCTCAAAGGTTTCGTGGGTGGTGTGTTGGACGTGGCGTTTGCTCACCGCGGATCTAGTCTACTGGCTGCTGTGGACGAGGGCGGTAACGTGTACGTGTGGGACTTGAGCAGAGTCGAGGAGATCACCAAGGCTCCCAC TGATGCACTGTGTGTGGTCTTACAGCGAGGCTACGAGTCAGAtaataccccccacagactaGTGTGGAGCCCCCACGTGGGGGTCGAGGAGGGGGAGGAGTGTCTGGTCGTCTCTCACGCCTTAGATGTGGAGATCATTGACGTCCGTGCTGTCATAGCCACTGTGCCCTCAGGCATGAAGATAGCCAGCAATAAACTGGAGAAGGGCATCACGACATTGCCAGCAGTACATTCTCTG GATGTAACTGACTTGTCCTTGTCCCCTGATGGGCAAGTGCTGGCCACCTGTGGAGAAGATGGGCTCCTCAAATTCTGGAGTCTCTCAGAGAAACGCTGTCTGCACGAGCTCAACCCTCACCAAG GTCGTCTTGTCACCAGACTGATATTCTGTGACAACCACATCTCACAAGACCCTTCCAACCAGTTCTGGCGGTTCCTCCTCACTGTCTCGGGCACTGAGCTCAAGCTGTGGTGCACTGTGTCTTGGAAGTGTCTTCAGACCATCCGATTCTGTACAACTCCCTCTGGGTCTACCCCACACATACTGTTGAACCTTGACCTCTCAGCTTCATACCTTGTGGTCACTGATGCCATGCGAGCA gcagtgtatgtgatgCAGCTGGTTGCCGATGACAGTACTGGAACAGCTTCACTGACCTCACTTACTGAGTACCTGTTAAAGCAACCTATCTTCAGTTTCATCGTTCCTGGTCACGCCTCTATGTTGAGCGTagatgtgggtgtggcttccagTGATAGCGAGGATGAGGATGACGAGAGCCCTCAGAGAGACACTAGACTCAACACAGTGGGCATCAAACTCCACACAGTGCACAGCAA ATCCATGCAAGAGTTGGAGATAAAGTTTGAGCCTCCTGATTTGACAGGTGTGCCCCCTCCTGACGAGCCGGTGGGTGTGGCTGATCCCCTCCTCCCCACCACCCagccagtgggtgtggctgatCCCCTCCTCCCCACCACCCagccagtgggtgtggctgatCCCCTCCTCCCCACCACCCAGCCAGTGGGTGAAGCTGATCCCCTCCTCCCCACCACCCAGCCATTGGGTGTGGCTGATCCCCTCCGCCCCACCACCCAACCGTCCTCTCTCCCAACATTTGGTGCTCACTCTGACTTGTCCACCTCCTTCCATTCATTGACTGACACTG gttctCCGAAGCTGCTCACACCAGCACAGTTCCTCTCACCCAACAAGTCTGACCTCCTCCTACCAAGTCCACGCGACTTTGAGACCACACCCTCAAAACATTCAACAAGTGATCTTACCTCTGTCACCATGGAAACATTGTCTGCAGACGAAGCACAATCGAAGCACACTGAAATGAACTCTGACCTTTCAAATCGTCAGGACGACACTTTGTTACCAGAAATTAATAACGCTCCATTAGAGAAATCAGTCTATTATTTAGGATCAGACGATGGATCGCCCAATGAGGTGTCAACTCATATGCCACACCCACTTATGTccgcccactcacaggaaGTTGACCCCGCCTCCTCTGAATTCGTGAACCTTCCCAAGAGCGTAGTGGAGGTTATAAATGACGGAACGATTGTTACAGCCTCTCCAATGACAACACCTGCGGAAAACCTCGCCAGCTTCCAAAAGGTTAACTCACTGGGGGATTCCCCCTCACCAGAACCAGATGCAGTTGAAGAAGAAGGGGAGTGGCCTAATATTGGACAGCATGACCTCCCCACAAAGATCATCTCGAAAGACCAGGACATGTCCTCCCTGTTGTTGAGTACGCCATCGAGCGTGTACAGTGCCCCAgtagtggggggaggggcaagcGTGTACGATAGCCCCTTTGTGGGGGGCGGAGCAAACATGTACGATAAACCCCCTGTGGGGGCTGAATATACATTTGAAAACGACCCTGTAATGAACGAGGAAATTGTACCACCCCCTGAGGAGCCTTTAGTTGTCAAAGAGAGGATTTCGTCCTCTGATAGCGATTCACCTTTTGCCGATAAAGAGAAACTTATTGCTGTCGAGGAGACCCCTGCAATTAGTCAAGACCCGCCCCCTGCATTAGTAATCAATGAAGAGGTACCCCCTGTGATGATTGACGACGCCCCTGTTATCAATAACGAACCACCTCGTGTAGTGGACTCAGGTACAGAGCTAACCATGCCCTCGGGAAGTATCGAAACAACTCTCGAAGCTTTCAACACACCCAAACTGGACTCACCAGGAGAGTCACATGATCAAGTGgtacagtcacatgaccagccagCGGCAGGGTCCTCCAATGAGCAGCTGGAGGTCAAACGTCGCTCCAAACCAAGACAAAGGAGAAGGAAGAAGAAGAGTACAGGTGCTGTGAACAG CGAATCGGATAGAGAGATGTCCGAGAGTGTGTCGTCTATTGAGAGTGCCGGGGACCTGCTGGCTATTGTTGCTAAGCAACAGGAAGAAATTGTCAAGTTACGTAGGGAACAAGAGATGTTCAGGAGTCAGCTTGAGGGTAAACTAGACACCATGATGAATCAGCAGGCAGCCAATGTTAAGGACCTTGTCAAGcaacaag aTGCTCGCTTGGATCGTGTGCTACGAGAGAAATCGTCCTCTGATAAGATTCGTGCTGACAAACTAGCGCCCACGCTCATCACATCAATCAGTGGAGCTATCAAGAATAAACTGGATCATATGATCAAGGCTGAGATGAGGAACACCGTCCTACCTT CCCTCCAGCGCTCCATGACCTCCATTCAGAATGACCTCTCCGCGAACATGGCCCAGAGAATGGAGGCTGCTCTTAGAGATGGAGTCAATCAGATTCTACACATTGGG GGTCTCTCTGATGCGATAGGCGGGGCAGTGGCCGGGTCCCTACAGAGGGTGGTGGTTGCTCGCTACGAGGAGGTGTTCAAGTCTGTCGTGATCCCGGGGTTTGAAAAGGGTTGTCAGGAGATGTTCCGACAGATCGATGAGGCTTTCAGAAGAGGAACAACAGAAT ATCTTGGCCAGTTGAGTGGTCACAATCGCCAGCTGGTGGAGATGACCCTCCAGCAAGTAACCCACACTGTTACCTCGTTAGCGGGTCAGGGGTCTCCCCTCATCGCACAAGTACAGAGTGTCGTCAAGCAGGAGATGGCTACCACCCAACAAAA CATACAGCAGATGGTTGTGGAGAGTGTGGCATCGTCTGTTTCCAAGGAAGTAGAGGCAGCCTTCAAAGAGTACTACCAGGCTAGCCCAGAGGTCAGGCAAGAAGAAGAGAGAAAACGAAAGGAGGAAGAAATGACTCAATTGGTCGGAGACCAACGGTTCAATTCAGCATTTGAGCTAGCACTGTCCACATCTGATCTCAAGCTGGTTATGTACTTGTGTGGTCAGGTCAACGCCGACTTTGTGTTTGAGAAGACACCGTGTCCTCTCTCTCAACCTGTTCTGCTCTCCCTCATTCAGCAACTCTCTGTGGAGCTACAGGACCAGCTCGAGCTCAAAATCAA GTATCTGGAGCACTCCCTGTTGGCCCTGGACGTAGGTAGTGATGTCACTAGGAGTCACATGACCCCCGTTGTCTCGCAGCTGTCACAGCAGTTATCCTTGCTGGAGCAGACATTCATGTCCAACTCCTCgttggccacacccaccatcacAAAACTCGTAAAACGGTTGAAAATGATGGCCCAACACTTGACTGCCCAGCAGTGA
- the LOC135345172 gene encoding small nuclear ribonucleoprotein Sm D1-like, whose amino-acid sequence MKLVRFLMKLSHETVTIELKNGTTVYGTVSGVDMSMNTHLKSVKMTIKDRDPISLDTLSVRGNNIRYFILPENLPLDTLLVDDTPRAKITKKREAAMGRGRGRGRGRGRGGRGGGGPPRGGGGGRGGRR is encoded by the exons ATGAAGCTTGTTAG GTTTTTGATGAAGCTCTCTCACGAGACGGTCACAATAGAGTTAAAAAATGGAACAACAGTGTATGGAACAGTATCAG GAGTGGACATGAGTATGAACACACATCTCAAGTCAGTCAAGATGACCATCAAAGACAGAGACCCCATCTCATTGGATACGCTTAGTGTCCGTGGTAACAACATACGTTATTTCATCCTCCCCGAAAACCTTCCTCTAGATACACTCCTTGTAGACGACACTCCTCGCGCAAAAATCACCAAGAAAAGAGAAG CTGCTATGGGTCGAGGTCGTGGCCGAGGCAGGGGGCGTGGTCGAGGTGGGCGTGGCGGTGGTGGCCCCCCcagaggaggaggaggtggACGTGGAGGAAGACGATGA
- the LOC135345154 gene encoding coiled-coil domain-containing protein 113-like yields MFIVYGDKRTSIKVYGFLWKQNNKMATQTAKMEDLSDMDDYSLLDLLEQTQKSNETMSKEINMFEKFLKQLGDSKDVQSKAGIPTMPSSQVDMRAQRKKGKTNKGGGTSIDKTLKLTVEQKCDIATRELEELRDEQQRAKEDYERAWDNHKAIVDEAEIRTTEIKKSWYEFDRDIVKGALNQRTGKIKGEKVVKYFDERIKAKDALIEKLRLKNATLRVKKRKLGGHLKVKEEAGEVRSEVDFEQLKIENKQFSGKFDEKNEELLKLKLSAGNTLQILNSYKKKLHALSAECGQLDSEISQRTDLLQRVQTETTTVNNEKSTAEEVNAEARKKLEDFKVPDVMEYVQERSSLYELSKKVRAWERKVEIAEMALRSYKQTWARMSHQHTERLHQQRAPTHPPRLH; encoded by the exons ATGTTCATAGTATACGGAGATAAGAGGACCTCGATCAAAGTATACGGGTTTCTATGGAAACAGAATAACAAAATGGCTACCCAAACAGCGAAGATGGAAGATCTCTCTGATATGGACGATTACTCACTGCTAGACCTCCTAGAGCAGACACA GAAGTCGAACGAAACGATGTCAAAGGAAATCAATATGTTTGAAAAATTCCTAAAGCAACTCGGCGATTCAAAAGATGTTCAGTCGAAAG CTGGCATTCCCACTATGCCCTCCTCACAGGTGGATATGAGGGCTCAGAGGAAGAAGGGGAAAACTAACAAGGGAGGTGGGACCTCAATCGATAA AACCCTTAAGTTGACAGTGGAGCAGAAGTGTGACATTGCCACTCGAGAGTTGGAGGAATTACGAGACGAGCAACAAAGAGCAAAAGAAGATTATGAGAGAGCGTGGGACAACCACAAGGCAATCGTTGACGAGGCGGAGATACGAACCACAGAGATCAAGAAATCCTGGTACGAGTTTGATCGAGATATTGTGAAGGGTGCTCTCAACCAG AGAACTGGCAAGATAAAGGGGGAGAAGGTCGTGAAGTATTTTGATGAGAGAATAAAAGCCAAA GATGCTTTGATTGAGAAGCTTCGTCTCAAGAACGCGACGCTACGAGTGAAAAAGCGTAAATTGGGTGGTCATTTGAAAGTCAAGGAAGAGGCGGGAGAGGTGCGGAGCGAGGTGGACTTTGAACAGCTTAAAATCGAGAACAAACAATTTAGTGGGAAATTTGACGAGAAGAATGAAGAACTGCTCAAACTAAAACTGAGTGCTGGGAATACTCTACAGATTCTCAACTCATACAAG AAGAAGCTGCATGCTTTGAGTGCGGAGTGTGGCCAGCTAGACTCTGAGATTAGTCAGCGAACAGACTTGCTGCAGAGGGTACAGACTGAAACCACCACTGTCAATAAC GAGAAATCCACAGCAGAGGAAGTAAATGCTGAGGCTAGGAAAAAACTGGAAGACTTTAAAGTACCTGAC GTAATGGAGTATGTTCAGGAGCGGTCCAGTCTCTATGAGCTGAGTAAGAAGGTCAGGGCGTGGGAGAGAAAGGTCGAGATTGCTGAG ATGGCCCTCCGCTCATACAAACAGACGTGGGCACGTATGAGTCATCAACACACAGAGAGACTGCACCAGCAGAGAGCACCCACCCACCCTCCCAGACTACACTAA